In Cydia splendana chromosome 25, ilCydSple1.2, whole genome shotgun sequence, a single genomic region encodes these proteins:
- the LOC134802598 gene encoding cuticle protein 38-like yields MRVLIVAAVLACAAAAPSGLLAGPYGHGLIGHAAPLAYGHGAPLAYGHGAPLAYGHAAPLAVAHAAVPTISPGDIQGAAIDAHVEAVDHVRAAVDQASELQGQAINAAEDHSWQAVDAVKTHEAQLDGAAAGAAPILAKQLAGHAGVYAAPALAHAAYAAPIAHAAYAAPLAHAGIAHGGSHSVSSQSLHQTHPAPLVHAPVLAHAAPVAYGAHAAPVAYAAHAGYAHAGLAHGLSHW; encoded by the exons ATGAGAGTACTG ATTGTCGCCGCCGTCCTCGCCTGCGCCGCCGCAGCGCCCTCGGGCCTGCTGGCTGGTCCCTACGGCCATGGTCTCATCGGCCATGCCGCTCCCCTGGCTTACGGCCATGGCGCCCCTCTGGCTTACGGCCATGGCGCCCCTCTGGCTTACGGCCACGCCGCCCCCTTGGCTGTAGCGCACGCCGCCGTCCCCACCATCTCCCCCGGTGACATCCAGGGCGCCGCCATCGATGCCCATGTTGAGGCTGTTGACCACGTCCGCGCCGCCGTCGACCAGGCTTCCGAGCTCCAAGGACAGGCCATCAACGCCGCCGAGGACCACTCGTGGCAGGCTGTCGATGCCGTGAAGACCCACGAGGCTCAGTTGGACGGTGCCGCCGCCGGTGCCGCACCCATCCTGGCTAAGCAGCTGGCCGGACACGCCGGAGTGTACGCCGCCCCCGCGCTCGCGCACGCCGCCTACGCCGCGCCCATCGCGCACGCCGCCTACGCCGCTCCCCTCGCGCACGCCGGCATCGCGCACGGCGGCAGCCACTCCGTGTCCTCGCAGTCCCTGCACCAGACCCACCCCGCCCCCCTCGTGCACGCTCCCGTGCTCGCTCACGCCGCCCCCGTCGCCTACGGCGCGCACGCCGCCCCCGTCGCGTACGCCGCGCACGCCGGCTACGCTCACGCCGGACTCGCTCATGGTCTCTCCCACTGGTAA